From Nicotiana tabacum cultivar K326 chromosome 22, ASM71507v2, whole genome shotgun sequence, one genomic window encodes:
- the LOC142176205 gene encoding uncharacterized protein LOC142176205 produces the protein MEAEFVALSTTVQEAGWLKRFLVHLDVYNNAVEPVTINCDSQAAIAYTKDPKYHGKTKHIDIKYNFVRDMVVNKESLFSRNPSSSHVENTTENVELEGGKGNNINASSVDETPYLSLPDTNSEPVIGGVPVTDKGKGKGVEDSQLEGSRRESVPKTETQPVDVDCSDDSQLKKKKIGIAPKKLSISSMFSATFALDGFVHDLVFSQLTVVERSMEGMGPCKLGVQNELFFIGGIVWMGSMGEKHCCRKLVSRIVYPAGIVICRIGICWDFLVPMDLDYKPKVDWDTNCHVIHQLKAKLSKRLRFGLGEFALVTGLKCKGDTSIESIAENRLISNYFGTASVTFAQLADCFKKKKWETDDDALKIAVLYFVNSFLLSQLKTKVISRSYIDLVECGDFNNFSGGIDVYKATIDSCSNKFQDKPSFYRLGGFPLALQTWLYECCSSLDGHFADHLGNKLPRILNWVVMGQIPNERVALQMRSLQREQLKNITPTDDEKQLFDVRGLNFEIEVECTDSQPDSFQHKQQDNDPDFREMHNDYDQFESGHVGNDPVVLGDSTPKAPSISGFGGAGQDGGATGVNVKNVTTSDGVVNDDFGLDSNFELSASAIDQITAITQQATYKQSSHDVKKSGPAPLPSGIPVQTRADIVIESNTAPQACRVDGVGQVDVGGSNVNLPSAPCRHGGDLHLDSDFEYTDSQLDLIVAITQGERRNVNQSGNELTTHAVNKSKPDQSVSRSIVQIQTDVETTPAIFARRRRPAAVKQSPYRNDWQSGISAVGGSSKVIKGRFPFVNEISETVDFKLTTAFSNFVEANMQLGECEVYLPGDQKLEPCFDFEVEQIDDKTFFHILNYSSRPLSSSEEGEIWFSNTLFNNIIQRVFTEFVKGGKQDHLTDRSDDIMECMKGFRMHCNTPWHQVDHAIFPINLVEIWHWILWCVSFHKRCFYVYDSLRSRKHKKAIQKVAEAYAVLIPLFLVSTEFYNQRSDIVVKNGLHMGKKLIDPFEIELITNLPTQQNSDCGVYVACFAEYIIEDLPIPVANFDVDGLRARFGILLWHYGRNKQLHGESSESEAPVAPKKTRGKKRKK, from the exons ATGGAAGCTGAATTTGTAGCACTTTCAACAACTGTGCAGGAAGCTGGTTGGCTTAAACGTTTTCTGGTCCACTTGGATGTGTATAACAATGCTGTTGAACCAGTAACCATTAATTGTGATAGTCAAGCTGCAATAGCCTACACAAAGGATCCTAAGTACCATGGGAAGACGAAACATATTGATATTAAGTATAATTTTGTTAGAGACATGGTTGTAAATAAAGAA TCTCTATTTAGTCGTAACCCTAGCAGTAGTCATGTTGAAAACACAACTGAAAATGTAGAATTAGAGGGTGGAAAAGGCAACAATATTAATGCTTCGTCAGTTGATGAAACTCCCTACCTGTCATTACCCGACACAAATTCCGAACCAGTCATAGGAGGTGTTCCTGTGACTGATAAGGGAAAAGGTAAAGGTGTTGAGGATTCTCAGTTAGAGGGAAGCCGACGTGAATCCGTGCCTAAAACAGAGACTCAACCAGTAGATGTTGATTGTAGCGATGATTCTcagttaaagaagaaaaaaattggtATCGCACCCAAGAAG CTATCCATTTCATCAATGTTCAGTGCGAC CTTTGCATTAGATGGTTTTGTACATGATTTAGTATTTAGCCAGTTGACAGTGGTGGAGAGAAGCATGGAAGGAATGGGACCGTGTAAGTTAGGAGTGCAGAATGAGCTTTTCTTTATAGGTGGCATTGTGTGGATGGGGTCAATGGGCGAGAAGCACTG TTGCCGGAAATTAGTCAGTAGAATTGTATACCCTGCTGGTATAGTTATATGTCGTATTGGTATC TGTTGGGATTTCCTTGTGCCTATGGACTTAGATTATAAACCAAAGGTTGATTGGGATACCAACTGCCatgttattcatcaattgaaaGCGAAGTTATCAAAGAG GTTGCGCTTTGGCTTGGGTGAATTTGCACTTGTTACTGGGTTGAAATGTAAGGGTGATACAAGTATAGAGAGCATAGCAGAGAATAGGTTGATTTCAAATTATTTTGGAACTGCATCCGTGACATTTGCCCAACTAGCAGACTGttttaagaagaagaaatgggaaaCAGATGATGATGCGTTGAAGATAGCAGTTCTTTATTTTGTGAATAGCTTCTTACtttctcaactcaaaacaaaGGTTATTTCACGGTCTTACATTGACTTGGTTGAGTGCGgtgattttaataatttttcCGGGGGTATAGATGTTTATAAAGCTACAATTGACTCATGTTCCAATAAGTTTCAAGATAAGCCTTCTTTTTATAGACTCGGTGGCTTCCCGTTGGCTTTACAGACTTGGTTGTATGAATGCTGCTCAAGTTTGGATGGTCACTTTGCTGATCATCTTGGAAACAAACTTCCACGAATTTTGAATTGGGTAGTCATGGGTCAAATACCGAATGAGCGAGTTGCTTTGCAAATGCGTAGCTTGCAACGCGAGCAG CTAAAGAACATCACCCCAACTGATGATGAGAAGCAACTATTTGATGTGCGTGGTCTAAACTTTGAAATTGAAGTTGAGTGCACTGACAGTCAGCCCGATAGCTTTCAG CATAAGCAACAGGATAATGATCCTGACTTTCGTGAGATGCATAATGATTATGACCAGTTTGAAAGTGGCCACGTTGGGAATGATCCTGTAGTTCTTGGAGATAGCACGCCCAAAGCGCCTTCTA TATCTGGTTTTGGTGGGGCTGGTCAAGATGGAGGTGCCACTGGTGTCAATGTGAAGAACGTCACAACAAGTGATGGTGTAGTTAATGATGATTTTGGCTTAGATTCTAACTTTGAACTGTCTGCATCTGCAATTGATCAAATCACCGCCATTACACAACAAGCAACATATAAGCAGTCATCTCATGATGTTAAAAAGTCGGGTCCTGCTCCGCTGCCATCAGGAATCCCTGTACAGACACGAGCAGATATTGTTATTGAGTCTAATACTGCTCCACAGG CATGTCGGGTTGATGGTGTTGGTCAAGTGGATGTTGGTGGCAGTAATGTGAATTTGCCTTCTG CTCCATGCCGACACGGGGGTGATCTTCATttggattctgattttgaatataCTGATTCTCAACTTGATCTAATTGTTGCCATTACACAAGGAGAGAGACGTAATGTAAATCAATCTGGAAATGAACTGACAACTCATGCTGTAAATAAGTCTAAACCTGATCAGTCGGTATCAAGAAGTATTGTCCAGATACAAACAGACGTTGAAACTACTCCTGCAATTTTCGCACGGAGAAGGCGCCCCGCAGCTGTAAAACAGTCGCCGTATAGGAATGACTGGCAATCTGGTATTAGTGCAGTCGGGGGATCCTCGAAGGTTATCAAAGGAAGATTTCCATTTGTAAATGAAATTTCAGAGACTGTTGATTTTAAGCTTACGACTGCATTCTCAAACTTTGTTGAAGCAAACATGCAATTGGGAGAGTGC GAAGTGTATTTACCTGGTGATCAAAAGCTAGAGCCTTGTTTTGACTTTGAAGTTGAACAGATTGATGATAAGACATTTTTCCATATCTTAAACTATTCTAGCAGGCCGCTCTCTAGTTCG GAAGAAGGCGAAATATGGTTTTCAAATACTCTTTTTAATAATATCATTCAAAGGGTTTTCACAGAATTTGTAAAAGGTGGGAAACAAGATCATTTGACTGATAGATCAGACGATATCATGGAGTGCATGAAAGGATTTAGGATGCATTGCAACACTCCATGGCACCAGGTTGATCATGCCATTTTTCCAATTAATTTGGTAGAAATTTGGCATTGGATATTGTGGTGTGTGTCATTCCACAAGAGATGTTTTTACGTATATGACTCGCTACGTAGTCGAAAGCACAAAAAAGCTATTCAAAAAGTGGCAGAGGCTTATGCTGTGTTGATCCCCCTATTTCTAGTTAGTACTGAATTTTATAACCAAAGAAGTGACATTGTAGTAAAAAATGGTCTGCACATGGGAAAGAAGTTGATTGATCCTTTTGAGATTGAACTGATTACAAATCTGCCAACACAACAAAATTC AGATTGTGGAGTATATGTTGCTTGCTTTGCTGAGTATATTATTGAAGATCTTCCAATCCCTGTTGCCAATTTTGATGTGGATGGTCTTCGAGCTAGATTTGGTATATTGTTGTGGCACTATGGGAGGAACAAGCAGTTGCATGGCGAATCAAGTGAATCTGAGGCTCCAGTAGCACCTAAAAAGACTCGTGGAAAGAAACGCAAGAAGTAG
- the LOC107799628 gene encoding uncharacterized protein LOC107799628 produces the protein MENIPILLQHSGEWDDNNNFINFHVDAVLIKTSWKFEQLLREIAKQLQKDSKTIVIQYAIAQGYPPITICSDISVSVYMELKKSSAEMTTLPLCVSFAKNTIAASTSSFDVAPISSEIAQFESTDMITTFDVQEGDDAILELDDANIITDQFHQNVEKGQIYEDKNLLALVMKQYAVREKCQYRVHKSCPRRYILECVDERCTWRLKASSLRALNLFKVTDFNSVHSCLTDKRFCSQKQAVSAFVAAVVQDKLVDPKTIYTPTDIQRDIQKAYGMDLSYMQAWRSKEKAMQLLRRSPSESYKKMPTYLYMLEYANPGSVTRLHTEGDGSFLYAFIAIYASIRGWVYYRPTVVVDGSFLKSTYRGTILTASTQDAEGQILPLAYAIVDSENDASWEWFFVQFKETYGQREGMCIVSDMHDAIWKATSIVYLEVPHCACMFHLWNNIKTNFRKSQKQIKEVYFALARAYTVEEFNRHMAELEAIDSRVKTYLMDIGYDKWSRAHSKANRTMTMTSNIAESVNAANKHARDLPVVNLLDFMTTLIQKWNYTNRKDAVESFMKIGAKYEKILADNTILSQTMTVLPSTEFLHLVIDGQTRNVVRLHERNYTCGRFQLDDIPCPHAMAVIQKFHMDSYKYCSDYYNIDYLLKTYEIPVNPLPDETTWQIPEHVSSQVVLPPKGKIKPGRPKKKRGIGGWEGNTVTCALCGRKGHNRRTCRNIPKRD, from the exons ATGGAAAATATTCCAATTCTGCTGCAGCATAGTGGAGAATGGGATGAtaacaataatttcataaattttcatgttGATGCAGTTCTAATAAAGACCTCTTGGAAATTTGAACAACTTCTCAGAGAAATTGCAAAGCAACTGCAAAAGGACAGTAAAACAATAGTTATTCAGTATGCTATTGCTCAAGGATATCCACCAATTACAATTTGCAGCGATATAAGTGTTAGTGTTTACATGGAATTGAAAAAATCAAGTGCAGAGATGACAACACTTCCCCTGTGTGTGTCGTTTGCTAAAAATACTATAGCTGCAAGTACCTCCAGTTTCGATGTTGCTCCAATTTCATCAGAAATTGCACAATTTGAAAGCACTGATATGATTACTACGTTTGATGTGCAAGAAGGAGATGACGCTATTTTAGAACTTGATGATGCAAACATCATAACTGATCAATTTCatcaaaatgttgaaaaaggacaaaTTTATGAAGACAAGAACCTGCTGGCTCTCGTTATGAAACAATATGCCGTTAGAGAAAAATGTCAATATCGGGTTCATAAATCATGCCCAAGAAG GTATATCCTTGAATGCGTGGATGAAAGATGCACTTGGAGACTTAAAGCATCAAGCCTGCGAGCATTAAATCTTTTCAAAGTGACGGATTTCAATTCTGTCCACAGTTGTTTAACTGATAAGAGATTTTGTTCACAAAAGCAAGCTGTCTCAGCTTTTGTTGCAGCTGTGGTACAAGATAAACTTGTTGACCCGAAAACCATATATACACCAACAGATATCCAGAGAGACATCCAAAAAGCATATGGTATGGACTTAAGCTACATGCaagcatggagatcaaaagaaaAAGCAATGCAATTATTGAGACGATCACCAAGTGAGTCATACAAAAAAATGCCAACATATCTTTATATGTTAGAGTACGCTAACCCAGGATCAGTGACACGACTACACACTGAAGGAGATGGGAGCTTCTTGTATGCATTCATAGCTATATATGCATCGATTAGAGGATGGGTCTATTATAGGCCAACAGTTGTAGTTGATGGAAGTTTTTTAAAGTCAACATATAGAGGGACCATACTCACGGCTTCCACGCAAGACGCAGAGG GACAAATTCTACCCCTTGCATATGCAATTGTTGATTCGGAAAATGATGCATCGTGGGAATGGTTCTTCGTGCAGTTCAAAGAAACCTATGGACAAAGAGAGGGAATGTGCATTGTATCAGACATGCATGATGCTATATGGAAAGCAACTTCAATTGTCTATCTAGAAGTCCCTCATTGTGCATGTATGTTCCATCTGTGGAACAACATAAAGACAAACTTCAGGAAGAGccaaaaacaaatcaaagaagTATATTTTGCGTTAGCAAGAGCATACACTGTTGAAGAATTCAACAGGCATATGGCAGAGTTAGAAGCTATTGATAGTAGAGTGAAAACATACCTGATGGATATTGGATATGATAAATGGTCCCGGGCGCATTCCAAGGCAAATAGAACCATGACCATGACATCGAATATTGCGGAATCAGTAAATGCAGCAAACAAGCACGCAAGAGACCTCCCAGTTGTGAATTTGCTTGACTTTATGACAACATTGATTCAAAAATGGAATTACACCAATCGGAAGGATGCAGTGGAATCATTTATGAAGATTGGTGCAAAGTATGAAAAAATATTGGCAGATAATACTATCTTATCACAGACGATGACG GTGTTGCCATCAACTGAATTCTTACATTTAGTAATTGATGGCCAAACAAGAAATGTGGTGCGCCTACATGAAAGAAACTACACTTGTGGGAGGTTTCAGCTAGACGATATTCCATGTCCACATGCAATGGCAGTTATACAAAAATTCCATATGGATTCATACAAGTATTGCTCGGATTACTACAACATAGACTACTTGCTGAAAACATATGAGATACCAGTAAATCCATTGCCTGATGAAACAACGTGGCAAATTCCAGAACATGTCTCTTCGCAGGTGGTACTGCcaccaaaaggaaaaatcaaaccaGGAAGACCTAAAAAGAAGAGAGGCATAGGAGGCTGGGAAGGAAATACAGTTACATGTGCACTATGCGGGAGAAAAGGACACAACCGGAGAACATGCCGAAATATTCCAAAGAGAGATTGA